The Sorangiineae bacterium MSr11367 genome window below encodes:
- a CDS encoding tetratricopeptide repeat protein has translation MRLRGYGLLCALSMALLGSSPASGAKPGVGSRPARPPHGPRSARDNVVRLATMLDDERTLAELKREGALNPRASEKTLLDAMRSYEALGDPEGAVDILRRRSARFPEETMPRVQLALLFERMGKSENAIPVWQALDEKFGLTTEQTVQYARVLSRLGRLEESLAVLKKHRPNPKEPPPTPPPPNPASHEPWIPPAQAYWRDIATLAWQFDDSAEALDAYRRVWAADHRAPDASFRLMTLAAEVGAREEATAVALEGYKAEKNPRYLLFIAEQCERVEDWICVARILNVPMSEQALFEGREQFWLLRAEAYDHLGNKNAARDAYRAALRLNPGSVPIRLALLWDAIDRKETQTLSDYINAWKDDVNGEPEMWSPYAIALVRLGRVREAIPFFQRRIRAQPGEYVTMLGYADALDLIHRGDMAQRLRHHAFAKLREGLVVRLQDPKRLPPDEFHQLETHAELTRNLVGVQEGERWFSYAMNHSKPSEYREDFALGWYLGNDKPDYVKKRLASPESLRYERPIWDSYRLSLASTEDDRTEMARILGRSQTLGYAEKYKAELEIGRDDLAQATIQEQLVREEPIVDEIELRTAQRDIFERHAPIGRVGGTYEYVDGLHVAGPDILAGHDVGRDWRLLYDGFAREMTSPNQSVTIPGDGRRYEADLGVTLRFQQRDSIFELGAGANYQPNNGGSKATAVPHLELYHARDFLRDRVSAVFSAKLNTQIDDTPFMRLAAVRDEVNVIGHLGITQHLYMVGDVLARENTSRTFEHLGSEVGGSADLGVHILRRTPELNIAFRASVYHRVNVSTIPGDLQEVIPVGTAKDVEAYLAPSYRMLSGVVQLTRGDFFERQRAERLPLPRYDCAAEFGYLFPQNAPAGGLRCSGSVRVSSHGYVSLLGSYTLGLFGIEDSTMFRTSLAYSQFFN, from the coding sequence ATGCGGTTGCGCGGCTACGGTCTCTTGTGCGCCCTGTCGATGGCGCTCCTTGGAAGCTCGCCCGCGTCGGGGGCGAAGCCCGGGGTCGGGTCTCGCCCGGCTCGCCCGCCGCATGGGCCGCGATCCGCGCGCGACAACGTCGTGCGGCTCGCGACCATGCTCGACGACGAGCGTACCCTGGCCGAATTGAAGCGTGAGGGCGCGCTCAATCCCCGCGCCTCCGAAAAAACGCTGCTCGATGCGATGCGCTCCTACGAGGCCCTGGGCGATCCCGAGGGTGCGGTCGACATCCTGCGAAGACGCTCCGCGCGTTTCCCCGAGGAAACGATGCCGCGGGTCCAGTTGGCCTTGCTCTTCGAGCGCATGGGCAAATCGGAAAACGCGATTCCCGTGTGGCAGGCCCTCGACGAGAAATTCGGCCTCACCACCGAGCAGACGGTTCAATACGCGCGCGTGCTGTCGCGCCTCGGGCGCCTCGAGGAGTCGCTGGCGGTGCTGAAAAAGCATCGGCCCAATCCGAAGGAGCCGCCGCCAACCCCGCCGCCGCCCAATCCCGCTTCCCACGAACCGTGGATTCCCCCCGCTCAAGCCTATTGGCGCGACATTGCCACGCTCGCATGGCAGTTCGATGACTCGGCGGAGGCCCTGGACGCCTACCGGCGCGTCTGGGCAGCCGACCACCGCGCCCCGGACGCCTCGTTTCGCCTGATGACCCTGGCCGCCGAGGTGGGCGCGCGCGAGGAAGCGACGGCCGTCGCCCTCGAAGGTTACAAAGCGGAGAAGAACCCGCGGTACCTCCTTTTCATCGCCGAACAGTGCGAGCGCGTCGAAGATTGGATCTGCGTCGCGCGTATCTTGAACGTGCCCATGTCCGAGCAGGCGCTTTTCGAGGGTCGGGAGCAATTCTGGCTTCTGCGCGCCGAGGCGTACGACCATCTGGGCAACAAGAACGCGGCCCGCGATGCCTACCGCGCGGCCCTGCGCCTGAATCCCGGCTCCGTGCCCATTCGCTTGGCGCTGCTCTGGGACGCCATCGATCGCAAAGAGACGCAGACCCTGAGCGATTACATCAATGCCTGGAAGGACGACGTCAACGGTGAGCCGGAGATGTGGAGTCCTTATGCCATCGCGCTGGTGCGGTTGGGGCGGGTGCGAGAGGCGATTCCCTTCTTCCAGCGCCGCATCCGCGCGCAGCCTGGCGAATACGTGACCATGCTGGGCTACGCCGACGCGCTCGACCTGATTCACCGCGGCGACATGGCCCAGCGTTTGCGGCACCACGCCTTTGCCAAATTGCGCGAGGGGCTCGTGGTGCGCCTGCAGGACCCGAAGCGCCTCCCGCCGGACGAGTTCCACCAGCTGGAGACCCACGCGGAGCTCACGCGGAACCTCGTCGGCGTCCAGGAAGGCGAGCGCTGGTTTTCCTATGCGATGAACCACTCCAAGCCGTCGGAGTACCGCGAGGACTTTGCGCTCGGTTGGTATCTAGGCAACGACAAGCCCGACTACGTCAAAAAGCGGCTGGCCTCGCCGGAATCGCTCCGCTACGAGCGCCCCATCTGGGATTCTTACCGTCTCAGCCTGGCCTCTACCGAGGACGACCGGACGGAAATGGCAAGGATTCTCGGTCGTTCGCAAACGCTGGGGTACGCTGAAAAATACAAGGCGGAACTCGAAATCGGGCGCGACGATCTCGCGCAGGCCACCATCCAAGAGCAGCTTGTTCGCGAAGAGCCGATCGTCGACGAAATCGAACTGCGAACGGCCCAACGCGACATCTTCGAACGACACGCTCCTATCGGGCGCGTCGGCGGCACCTACGAATACGTCGATGGCTTGCACGTTGCGGGACCGGACATCCTTGCAGGGCATGACGTCGGAAGAGACTGGCGTCTACTTTACGACGGTTTTGCTCGCGAGATGACCTCGCCCAATCAGTCGGTCACCATTCCAGGTGACGGACGCCGTTACGAGGCCGACCTGGGGGTGACCTTGCGTTTCCAGCAACGCGACAGCATCTTCGAACTCGGCGCCGGCGCCAACTACCAACCAAACAACGGCGGCAGCAAAGCCACTGCGGTCCCGCACCTCGAGCTCTACCATGCGCGCGACTTCCTTCGCGACCGGGTGAGCGCCGTGTTCAGCGCGAAGCTGAACACTCAAATTGACGACACACCCTTCATGCGTCTCGCGGCCGTGCGGGACGAAGTGAACGTCATCGGCCATTTGGGAATTACGCAGCACCTTTACATGGTCGGAGACGTGCTCGCGCGCGAGAATACCTCGCGGACCTTCGAACACCTGGGATCGGAAGTTGGCGGCTCGGCCGATCTCGGCGTTCACATCCTGCGCCGCACCCCAGAACTGAATATCGCCTTCCGCGCCAGCGTCTACCACCGGGTCAACGTGTCGACGATTCCGGGAGACCTCCAGGAAGTCATTCCCGTCGGCACCGCGAAGGACGTGGAAGCCTACCTCGCTCCGTCCTACCGCATGCTGAGCGGTGTTGTGCAGTTGACACGTGGTGACTTCTTCGAGCGGCAGCGAGCCGAACGGTTGCCACTTCCGCGTTACGACTGCGCCGCGGAATTTGGATATCTCTTTCCGCAAAACGCGCCAGCGGGCGGACTTCGTTGCTCCGGCAGCGTTCGAGTCTCCTCCCATGGATACGTGAGTCTCCTGGGCTCCTACACCCTCGGCCTCTTCGGCATCGAGGACTCCACCATGTTTCGCACGAGTCTTGCGTATTCGCAGTTCTTCAATTGA
- a CDS encoding PelD GGDEF domain-containing protein, whose product MNRNSTFRPRNAGPPEESRLRAVSGTSEVSGPPNSFSRIFLASLDKYQKSHGRARHIGSAIEESAGYIAQQTATHDRHAGSAAIKLRSPRAVFEMVLLTAALPLIGYFTNPDDPFFLKSDCSWLLLAPVLLGLRHGFAPAVASALILDGLMLGAWRTHSFGVSALPGASLIGLFVFAMITGQFSDVWKREIVRLDGAFNVARRQLNELSREHFLLEVSYDKTLDAQAQRLSPNLRDAIAAVRKLTTEGQDASMDVLAKPILEVMAQYCLIETCSVYAVHDGVIAARPAVCMGGTQGLVIDKDLLVVEALRNKKLTTLTEAGRDSAKAKMQTSLLAAVPFVDTAGNVHGVLCIEAMPFVAFDRKHLETLFILGGHFGDILAAQGSTSHLELGRRYEFEVRMQRALKDLKDYDIPCSVFGLIVQRKSQVKELVNTILGDALRVLDFPLVERTPDGNYAVFNLLPMTDEANAQSLVAHFAHLVENELHTTLLMAGADPFVHVLRKEQSVDDVMTLLLHKAQPGRHVPFEHTAVG is encoded by the coding sequence ATGAACAGGAATTCTACTTTTCGCCCGCGCAACGCAGGGCCTCCAGAAGAATCTCGCCTGCGCGCCGTCAGCGGTACGTCCGAAGTCTCGGGCCCGCCGAACTCGTTCTCGCGCATCTTCCTCGCGTCGCTGGACAAGTACCAAAAGTCGCACGGGCGCGCGCGGCACATTGGTTCGGCGATCGAGGAATCCGCTGGTTACATCGCGCAGCAGACGGCGACGCACGACCGCCATGCGGGCAGCGCCGCCATCAAGCTTCGGTCACCGCGCGCGGTGTTCGAAATGGTGCTCCTCACCGCCGCCCTTCCGTTGATTGGCTACTTCACCAATCCGGACGATCCCTTCTTCCTCAAGTCGGATTGCTCGTGGCTCCTGCTCGCGCCGGTGCTCTTGGGTCTCCGCCACGGCTTCGCGCCGGCGGTGGCCAGTGCGCTCATTCTCGATGGTCTCATGCTCGGCGCCTGGCGGACGCACTCGTTCGGCGTTTCCGCGCTTCCCGGCGCAAGCCTCATTGGCCTTTTCGTCTTCGCGATGATCACGGGCCAATTCTCCGACGTGTGGAAGCGCGAAATCGTCCGCCTCGACGGCGCCTTCAACGTGGCACGCCGCCAGCTGAACGAGCTCTCGCGCGAGCACTTCCTGCTCGAGGTCTCCTACGACAAGACGCTCGACGCCCAGGCCCAGCGCCTTTCCCCGAATTTGCGTGATGCCATCGCCGCCGTGCGCAAGCTCACCACCGAGGGACAGGACGCCTCCATGGATGTCTTGGCCAAACCGATTCTCGAGGTGATGGCCCAGTACTGCCTGATCGAAACTTGCTCCGTCTACGCCGTGCACGACGGTGTCATCGCGGCCCGTCCCGCCGTGTGCATGGGCGGCACCCAGGGCCTGGTCATCGACAAGGACTTGCTCGTCGTCGAGGCCCTGCGCAACAAGAAGCTCACCACGTTGACCGAGGCGGGGCGCGACTCCGCCAAGGCCAAGATGCAAACGAGCCTGCTCGCGGCCGTGCCCTTCGTCGACACGGCGGGCAACGTGCACGGTGTGCTCTGCATCGAGGCGATGCCCTTCGTCGCGTTCGACCGGAAGCACCTCGAGACGCTGTTCATCTTGGGCGGGCACTTCGGCGACATCTTGGCCGCGCAAGGCTCGACGAGCCATCTGGAGCTCGGCCGCCGTTACGAGTTCGAAGTGCGCATGCAGCGCGCGCTGAAGGACCTGAAGGACTACGACATTCCGTGCAGCGTGTTCGGCCTCATCGTGCAACGAAAGAGCCAGGTGAAAGAGCTGGTGAACACGATCCTCGGCGACGCTCTTCGCGTGCTCGACTTCCCGCTCGTCGAGCGTACGCCCGATGGCAACTACGCCGTCTTCAATCTATTGCCGATGACCGACGAAGCGAATGCCCAATCGCTGGTTGCGCACTTCGCCCACCTCGTCGAGAACGAGCTGCACACCACGTTGCTTATGGCCGGCGCCGATCCCTTCGTTCACGTACTTCGCAAAGAGCAGTCCGTGGACGACGTGATGACCCTTCTCTTGCACAAGGCGCAGCCGGGTCGACATGTCCCGTTCGAACATACTGCGGTGGGTTAG
- the pelG gene encoding exopolysaccharide Pel transporter PelG: MAGIGFELRQHLQKESYTDLFRAYLVAGVVGSGPWLISICSLLLINFWGHSHSRDPEAITQFSATVTHLMATSLVVSGLVQLLFTRYVADRIFQKNADAIVPNLFGVLLLTVIGTGTLGSMVSLLLFPEGGHLAFRALLVTGFVLLCNTWVLTVLFSGMKAYRTVVVIFLGGYAVTVAASLALAAYGAGGYLAGFCLGHGLMFFCMLVMVLRQYPSQRFIAFDFLDKKRVFPELAITGCLFNAAVWADKFIFWWNPVTSESLIGPIRYSVVYDIPIFVAYLSIIPGMAVFFVRIETDFAESYDLYYTAVRQGETLNELRRLRNGLVEAARAGIYDIFRIQGLAVAVLLLIGSKVLNLFRIPPFYLYLFRIDVVGVGFQVVLLGLFTILFYLDYRKLVLYMCAFFLVANVVLSLVSLQLGPRFYGFGFAVAVALTSVLTLGLLSRKLDRLDYETFMR, translated from the coding sequence ATGGCAGGCATTGGCTTCGAGCTTCGGCAGCACCTGCAGAAGGAGTCGTACACCGACCTCTTTCGCGCGTACCTGGTCGCAGGTGTCGTCGGCTCCGGGCCGTGGCTCATCTCGATCTGCTCGCTGTTGCTCATCAATTTCTGGGGGCATTCCCACTCGCGTGACCCCGAGGCGATCACGCAGTTCTCGGCGACGGTTACCCATCTCATGGCCACGTCGCTCGTCGTTTCGGGCCTCGTGCAGCTGCTTTTTACGAGGTACGTCGCCGACCGCATTTTTCAGAAGAACGCCGACGCCATCGTCCCGAACTTGTTCGGGGTGCTGCTCCTCACGGTCATCGGCACGGGCACCTTGGGCTCGATGGTGTCGCTCCTCCTCTTTCCCGAGGGAGGCCATCTCGCGTTCCGCGCGCTCTTGGTGACGGGCTTCGTGCTGCTTTGCAACACGTGGGTCCTCACCGTGCTCTTTAGCGGCATGAAGGCCTACCGTACCGTCGTCGTCATCTTTCTCGGCGGCTACGCGGTGACCGTGGCCGCCTCGCTGGCCTTGGCGGCCTATGGGGCGGGCGGCTACCTCGCGGGCTTCTGCCTGGGCCACGGCCTCATGTTCTTCTGCATGCTCGTGATGGTGCTGCGCCAATATCCGAGCCAGCGCTTCATCGCGTTCGACTTCCTCGACAAGAAGCGCGTCTTCCCCGAGCTGGCCATTACCGGCTGCTTGTTCAACGCCGCGGTCTGGGCCGACAAGTTCATCTTCTGGTGGAACCCGGTGACCTCGGAGTCGCTCATCGGCCCCATTCGGTATTCCGTCGTTTACGACATACCGATTTTCGTCGCCTACCTATCCATCATTCCGGGGATGGCCGTCTTCTTCGTGCGCATCGAGACGGACTTCGCCGAGAGCTACGACTTGTATTACACGGCCGTGCGCCAAGGCGAGACGCTGAACGAGCTTCGCCGCCTTCGCAATGGGCTGGTGGAGGCCGCGCGTGCAGGCATCTACGACATTTTCCGCATCCAGGGTCTGGCGGTGGCGGTGCTCCTGCTCATCGGTTCGAAGGTGCTGAACCTGTTTCGCATTCCGCCGTTCTATCTGTACCTGTTTCGCATCGACGTGGTGGGCGTAGGCTTTCAGGTGGTGCTCCTCGGCCTGTTCACGATTTTGTTCTACCTCGATTATCGAAAGCTCGTCTTGTACATGTGTGCTTTCTTCCTGGTGGCCAACGTCGTGCTCTCCCTGGTGAGCCTACAACTCGGCCCGCGCTTTTACGGCTTCGGATTCGCCGTCGCCGTGGCCCTCACCAGCGTACTCACCCTGGGCCTGTTGTCGCGCAAGCTCGATCGCCTCGACTACGAAACCTTCATGCGTTGA
- a CDS encoding endo alpha-1,4 polygalactosaminidase, with the protein MSVIVLLSGGDARAEVATSPPRLRTAFYYAANVPPELLNHYDRVVVEPEYATALPPRAASRAELFAYVSLGEVHPTRAYSKQVPTAWVLGKNGEYGADIIDAARPEWRPFVLDRILEPLYQKGYRGFFFDTLESYKRFAPASAWPRHASSLASIVTGFAQRHPDAKILLNRGFEFLPQVATSVAGVVAESLFNTWEPVPGREGQAPTQRAVPVTKEQSDALLAKLRDVTTRYHLPITVIDYVPASAGADARKAAAKKILAVGFAPYITGFNVDEVGLGEVESISRRILLLHKGDDQGYLGVQDANVLIAPVLEWMGYRIDYMDVRRTLPANNLAGQYAGIVVFLPEGAPNEAPLERFLIRQLDAGMKIAFMEGFGFSPNERFLRRIGLAAASVEVKPPMVFNPTALSPYVGFEAKPRAHVRELTPVTLGPNAEASKTKSFLRVQDSAKQTWDGVVIGSWGGAAFFPYVLQEGLEGERRWILDPFRFLHDALDLPSIPVPDVTTESGRRQLTVHIDGDAFPSLAERHGYPYAGQVVLDELLRAYPQLPHTVSVVEGEVGPAGRYPEKSPALERIAREIFRLPNVELASHTYSHPFFWADAEAGKTEPHGLEPVHLPIPGYKFSLQRDIAGSVDYINKRLAPPDKKVKVVLWPGDCSPSGRAVGMTQDIGVFNVNGGGATRSRETPSLTRGSAMGVPEDNGSFQVFAPVENENVYTNDFLGPYYGYRRAIETFELNESPRRLSHIPIYFHFYSATKTAALSAVKEVYAWALRQETTPLYLSEYAAKVLAFQKVTLARRIEDGAWEIGQNGPLRTVRVDEQWGFPDFERSSGVAGLRDVPQGRYVHLVSGEKVVLAPSASPPRGVYLEHANGRIEYWTREKAKGARLRIRGHVPLSITVGGVQRGANCVLRYGGAGSASPGGQKTDQKIARGVLATVKNASAAVSIMFTLKETDTGEGSLECQ; encoded by the coding sequence GTGAGCGTCATCGTACTCCTCTCGGGTGGCGACGCCCGTGCCGAGGTTGCGACGTCCCCTCCGCGTTTGCGCACCGCCTTCTATTACGCGGCAAACGTGCCGCCCGAGCTTCTAAACCACTACGATCGCGTCGTCGTCGAACCGGAATACGCCACCGCGCTTCCCCCCCGCGCCGCTTCACGCGCCGAACTTTTCGCCTACGTAAGCCTGGGCGAAGTGCATCCAACACGCGCGTACAGTAAGCAGGTACCGACGGCGTGGGTCCTCGGCAAGAATGGCGAATACGGTGCCGACATCATCGACGCCGCCCGCCCCGAGTGGCGCCCCTTCGTGCTCGATCGCATCCTCGAGCCGCTTTACCAAAAGGGTTATCGCGGCTTCTTCTTCGACACGCTCGAAAGCTACAAGCGCTTTGCCCCTGCGTCCGCTTGGCCTCGCCACGCGAGCAGCCTGGCGTCCATCGTCACTGGCTTCGCCCAGCGACACCCTGACGCAAAGATCCTGCTCAATCGCGGTTTCGAGTTTCTCCCGCAGGTGGCAACTTCAGTTGCCGGGGTCGTCGCGGAATCCCTTTTCAATACGTGGGAACCCGTGCCTGGCCGCGAAGGACAAGCGCCCACCCAGCGCGCCGTCCCCGTGACCAAGGAGCAAAGCGACGCGCTTCTCGCCAAGCTGCGCGACGTCACCACGCGCTATCACCTGCCGATCACGGTCATCGATTACGTACCTGCCTCGGCAGGTGCCGATGCACGCAAGGCTGCGGCGAAGAAGATCCTCGCCGTCGGATTTGCCCCGTACATCACCGGATTCAACGTGGACGAAGTCGGCCTGGGCGAGGTCGAAAGCATCTCCCGCCGCATCTTGCTTTTGCACAAGGGCGACGACCAAGGCTACCTCGGCGTCCAAGACGCCAACGTCCTCATCGCACCCGTGCTCGAGTGGATGGGATATCGAATCGACTACATGGATGTGCGCCGCACGCTCCCCGCGAACAACCTCGCGGGCCAGTACGCCGGCATCGTCGTCTTTCTGCCCGAGGGCGCCCCGAACGAGGCGCCACTGGAACGCTTTCTCATTCGGCAGCTCGATGCCGGGATGAAGATCGCTTTCATGGAGGGCTTCGGATTCAGCCCCAACGAGCGCTTCCTCCGTCGCATTGGCCTGGCCGCTGCCAGCGTGGAGGTGAAACCCCCCATGGTCTTCAACCCGACGGCACTCTCCCCGTACGTCGGTTTCGAGGCCAAGCCCCGCGCCCACGTGCGCGAGCTCACGCCGGTGACGTTGGGCCCGAACGCCGAGGCCAGCAAGACGAAAAGCTTCCTCCGCGTGCAGGACTCCGCCAAGCAAACGTGGGACGGCGTCGTGATTGGCTCGTGGGGTGGCGCCGCATTTTTCCCGTACGTCCTTCAAGAAGGCCTCGAGGGTGAGCGCCGGTGGATCCTGGATCCATTCCGTTTTCTTCACGATGCCCTGGATCTTCCGAGCATCCCGGTTCCTGATGTGACCACCGAGAGCGGCCGGCGTCAGCTTACCGTTCATATCGACGGCGACGCCTTCCCCAGCCTCGCCGAGCGCCATGGCTACCCGTACGCTGGACAAGTCGTCCTGGACGAACTCTTGAGGGCGTATCCGCAACTCCCGCATACCGTTTCGGTCGTGGAGGGCGAAGTTGGTCCTGCCGGGAGGTATCCGGAGAAGTCGCCGGCGCTCGAGCGCATCGCCCGCGAGATCTTCCGACTACCGAACGTCGAGCTGGCGAGCCATACGTACAGCCACCCGTTCTTCTGGGCCGACGCCGAAGCAGGAAAAACCGAGCCGCATGGCCTCGAGCCGGTGCATCTCCCGATTCCCGGTTACAAGTTCTCGCTTCAGCGGGATATCGCTGGTTCGGTCGACTACATCAACAAGCGACTTGCCCCGCCGGACAAGAAAGTGAAAGTCGTTTTGTGGCCGGGGGATTGTTCCCCGAGCGGTCGGGCCGTGGGGATGACCCAGGACATCGGCGTGTTCAATGTGAACGGGGGCGGGGCCACCCGGAGCCGGGAAACGCCGTCTCTCACCCGTGGCTCGGCGATGGGCGTGCCAGAGGACAATGGATCGTTTCAAGTCTTTGCCCCCGTCGAGAACGAGAACGTTTATACGAACGACTTCCTCGGCCCGTATTACGGATATCGCCGTGCCATCGAAACGTTCGAGCTGAATGAGAGCCCCCGCCGACTAAGCCACATTCCGATTTACTTTCATTTCTATTCGGCTACGAAGACGGCTGCGCTTTCGGCAGTTAAGGAAGTCTACGCATGGGCGCTCCGTCAGGAGACCACACCGCTCTACCTCAGCGAATACGCAGCCAAAGTCCTGGCGTTTCAGAAAGTGACGCTGGCGCGTCGAATCGAGGACGGGGCGTGGGAGATCGGGCAAAACGGACCATTGCGGACGGTTCGCGTGGACGAACAGTGGGGTTTCCCCGATTTCGAACGATCTTCGGGAGTTGCGGGCTTGCGCGACGTGCCGCAAGGGCGTTACGTTCACCTCGTGTCGGGGGAGAAGGTGGTGCTTGCGCCGAGCGCGTCGCCACCTCGGGGGGTGTACTTAGAGCACGCGAACGGGCGAATCGAGTACTGGACTCGCGAGAAAGCGAAGGGGGCGCGCTTGCGTATTCGGGGGCATGTGCCGTTGTCCATCACGGTGGGGGGAGTGCAGCGCGGTGCGAACTGCGTGTTGCGGTATGGCGGCGCGGGAAGTGCATCGCCGGGTGGTCAGAAGACGGACCAGAAGATCGCAAGAGGAGTGCTGGCGACGGTGAAGAACGCGAGCGCGGCGGTTTCCATCATGTTTACGCTGAAAGAGACAGACACCGGGGAGGGGAGTCTTGAATGTCAGTAA
- the pelF gene encoding GT4 family glycosyltransferase PelF, with product MKTGRGPKLRPGEVADVTLLLEGTYPFVSGGVSSWVHQIIRGLPEIRFSLVFIGGSPDKTEKLRYELPPNVVHLEEHYLSDVPKEQRVVARRGDEAFHQHARALHDMLASVGTVATPPASWSGGWPSMGQQRAPRRVSGFVASGSTFESLAQASREVLPQGPARGGALAEALTPVVSAMTKNPHGCERDFLFSERSWEMITERYESGAREHSFLEYFWCVRSMHTPLFVMARAAESIPPSRAFHVISTGFAGFLGMLLNRARNVPLILTEHGIYTKERRIELLQASWIKDEDLPGESFGGMSGIGHFRQMWIRFFEALGTMTYAAANPIISLYEGNRARQVQDGADRSRTRVLVNGIDIARFAPLRAKRTQGVPRVLGLIGRVVPIKDIKTFIRTMRVVAQELPGTEGWIVGPEEEDPNYAAECHDLVKGLGLTGVVKFLGFQKVEDILPKLGLNVLTSISEAQPLVVLEAFAAGVPCVSSDVGCCRELIEGASEQDRAIGTAGSIVKIADPEATGRAAVELLKDERAWYAAQKAGITRVERYYTQAQMIDRYRAVYQGALGSNG from the coding sequence ATGAAGACCGGTCGAGGTCCCAAACTCCGTCCCGGCGAAGTCGCGGACGTGACCTTGCTGCTCGAAGGGACGTACCCTTTCGTGAGCGGCGGCGTCTCGAGCTGGGTGCATCAGATCATCCGCGGGCTGCCGGAAATTCGCTTTTCCCTGGTGTTCATCGGCGGCTCGCCCGACAAGACGGAGAAGCTGCGCTACGAGTTGCCGCCGAACGTGGTGCACCTCGAAGAGCATTACCTCTCCGACGTGCCCAAAGAGCAACGCGTCGTCGCCCGCCGCGGTGACGAGGCGTTCCACCAGCATGCGCGCGCGCTGCACGACATGCTCGCCTCCGTCGGAACCGTGGCCACGCCTCCTGCCTCGTGGAGCGGAGGTTGGCCATCGATGGGGCAGCAACGCGCCCCGCGCCGGGTGAGCGGCTTCGTCGCCAGCGGCTCGACCTTCGAGAGCCTTGCGCAAGCCTCGCGCGAAGTTCTGCCCCAGGGCCCTGCGAGAGGGGGCGCGCTGGCGGAAGCCTTGACGCCGGTCGTCTCGGCCATGACCAAGAACCCGCACGGCTGCGAGCGCGACTTCCTCTTCAGCGAGCGCTCCTGGGAGATGATCACCGAGCGCTACGAATCCGGCGCGCGTGAGCACTCCTTCCTCGAATATTTCTGGTGCGTGCGCTCGATGCACACGCCCCTTTTCGTCATGGCGCGCGCCGCGGAGAGCATTCCTCCATCCCGCGCGTTCCACGTCATCTCCACGGGTTTTGCCGGCTTCTTGGGCATGCTCCTCAACCGCGCGCGCAACGTTCCGCTCATTCTGACGGAGCACGGCATCTACACGAAGGAACGCCGCATCGAGCTCCTTCAGGCCTCGTGGATCAAAGACGAAGATCTGCCCGGCGAAAGCTTCGGCGGCATGAGCGGCATCGGCCACTTTCGCCAGATGTGGATCCGCTTCTTCGAGGCGCTCGGCACCATGACGTACGCCGCGGCGAATCCCATTATTTCGCTCTACGAAGGCAATCGCGCGCGGCAGGTTCAAGATGGCGCCGACCGCTCGCGCACGCGCGTGTTGGTCAACGGCATCGACATCGCCCGCTTCGCGCCGCTGCGTGCGAAGCGTACGCAAGGCGTGCCCCGCGTGCTCGGTTTGATCGGCCGCGTGGTGCCCATCAAGGACATCAAGACCTTCATCCGCACCATGCGCGTCGTCGCGCAGGAGCTCCCCGGCACCGAAGGCTGGATCGTGGGGCCGGAGGAAGAGGATCCGAACTATGCGGCCGAGTGCCACGACTTGGTCAAAGGCCTGGGCCTCACCGGCGTGGTGAAATTCCTCGGCTTCCAGAAGGTGGAGGACATCCTCCCCAAGCTCGGGCTCAACGTGCTCACCTCCATCAGCGAGGCGCAGCCACTGGTCGTGCTCGAGGCCTTCGCGGCCGGTGTGCCTTGCGTCTCCTCCGACGTGGGCTGCTGCCGTGAGCTCATCGAGGGCGCCTCCGAACAAGACCGCGCCATCGGCACCGCGGGGAGCATCGTCAAAATCGCCGATCCCGAGGCCACGGGCCGCGCCGCCGTGGAGCTCTTGAAGGACGAACGCGCTTGGTACGCCGCGCAGAAGGCCGGCATCACCCGCGTCGAACGCTATTACACGCAGGCCCAAATGATCGACCGCTACCGCGCGGTCTATCAGGGCGCGTTGGGGAGCAACGGATAG